One Candidatus Neomarinimicrobiota bacterium genomic window carries:
- a CDS encoding chloride channel protein, with the protein MNTAPDKAQIKKLRRQLNQRRARYVWLQNILFKIKSFDQLFVMIMAMLIGVFAGVISAGFRTLIDSFRHGLWGEGALIDVVIAAPIYLKIGIPAFGGALVAWSVQRFAPEAKGHGVPEVMNAVATQNGFIRMRVVVIKAFASAMSIASGASVGREGPIVQIGSAFGSTIGQLFQVSIRRMKTFIGCGAAAGIAATFNAPIAGAIFASEVILGDFSAAAIGPIIIASVFGTVISRGLYGDFPAFVPPTYTLHSPVEIIFYIILGVITGIIGWLFVRSLYKTEDLFDAWKAPVAIKGLLGGALLGGVAVYLPQILGVGYETMESVLSGHLGFVIAAGLVLAKIFATSLSMGFGASGGVFAPSLFIGSMLGGAFGIVIHGLFPELTASSGAYALVGMAAMVAATTHAPVTAVLIIFEMTTEYSVILPLMITSIIAMVISSRLLDGSNIYTLKLIRRGIDIFGGKDINVLDKISVPALKKKIVATVPEDMTLQGLLEKISVSSASNFYVKDENKRLSGIITHSAMRRYLNHHEEIPENATVKDIMNRQFEIISDTTPVHEILRKMIEMDLEAMPVVDDDLMLNGEVERSAIVHQYQELLIHTESAKAVAHSMKFIQRQYHEKSEVLPGFFIARINAPSTFVNQSLRSLNVRQSYGVDILLVRRSKDGEEKDLIPDVNDKLLSSDQLLIFGEQDNVDKLCAIL; encoded by the coding sequence ATGAACACTGCTCCTGACAAAGCCCAGATCAAAAAACTACGCCGACAACTCAATCAACGCCGAGCTCGTTATGTCTGGCTTCAGAATATCTTATTTAAAATTAAATCATTTGACCAGCTTTTTGTCATGATTATGGCCATGCTCATCGGGGTATTCGCCGGGGTGATCTCCGCTGGTTTCAGAACCTTGATTGATTCTTTTAGACATGGTTTATGGGGTGAAGGAGCCCTCATTGATGTGGTTATTGCGGCCCCGATCTATCTTAAAATTGGCATTCCTGCTTTTGGTGGTGCTTTGGTCGCCTGGAGCGTTCAACGATTTGCTCCTGAAGCTAAAGGACACGGGGTTCCTGAGGTTATGAATGCTGTAGCCACCCAGAATGGCTTTATCCGGATGCGGGTGGTGGTGATCAAAGCGTTTGCCTCGGCCATGTCCATTGCCTCAGGTGCTTCTGTGGGTCGTGAGGGTCCGATTGTCCAGATCGGTTCAGCTTTTGGTTCGACCATAGGACAACTGTTTCAAGTTTCGATAAGACGCATGAAGACCTTTATCGGCTGTGGGGCAGCAGCAGGAATTGCAGCTACTTTTAATGCACCCATTGCCGGAGCTATTTTCGCCTCAGAAGTGATCCTGGGCGATTTTAGTGCTGCAGCCATTGGACCCATTATCATTGCCTCAGTTTTCGGGACGGTTATCAGTCGCGGTTTGTATGGTGATTTTCCGGCATTCGTGCCACCGACCTACACCTTGCATTCGCCAGTTGAGATTATTTTCTATATCATTCTGGGGGTGATCACTGGGATCATTGGTTGGTTATTTGTACGCTCCCTCTATAAAACTGAAGATCTGTTTGATGCCTGGAAAGCTCCTGTGGCTATCAAAGGTCTCCTCGGTGGCGCCTTGCTGGGAGGAGTAGCTGTTTATCTGCCACAGATCCTTGGGGTCGGTTACGAAACCATGGAATCAGTCCTCAGCGGACACCTTGGTTTTGTTATTGCAGCTGGATTGGTATTGGCCAAAATATTTGCCACCAGTCTTTCTATGGGATTTGGAGCCTCGGGTGGTGTTTTTGCACCCTCACTTTTTATCGGATCCATGTTGGGCGGTGCCTTTGGTATTGTTATTCATGGTCTATTCCCTGAGCTCACAGCTAGTAGTGGTGCGTATGCTCTGGTGGGAATGGCTGCCATGGTTGCGGCTACGACCCATGCACCAGTCACTGCGGTGCTGATCATCTTTGAAATGACCACTGAATATTCTGTAATTTTACCTCTGATGATTACCAGTATTATCGCCATGGTCATTTCATCACGATTACTGGATGGTTCTAACATCTACACCCTGAAACTGATCCGGCGGGGGATTGATATTTTTGGCGGAAAAGATATTAATGTGCTTGATAAGATCAGCGTTCCTGCTCTCAAGAAGAAAATTGTAGCTACCGTTCCTGAAGATATGACCCTTCAGGGTTTGTTGGAAAAAATTTCAGTCAGCTCTGCTTCCAACTTTTATGTGAAAGATGAGAATAAGCGATTAAGCGGGATCATTACTCATTCTGCCATGCGGCGTTATCTGAACCATCATGAAGAAATACCTGAGAATGCCACGGTAAAGGACATAATGAATCGTCAATTCGAGATTATTTCAGACACGACTCCAGTCCATGAGATTTTACGCAAGATGATTGAAATGGATTTAGAAGCCATGCCGGTTGTGGATGATGATCTCATGTTAAATGGTGAGGTAGAACGTTCAGCCATTGTCCATCAATATCAAGAACTCTTGATCCATACTGAATCAGCCAAAGCAGTGGCTCACTCCATGAAATTTATTCAAAGGCAATACCACGAAAAATCCGAAGTACTTCCAGGATTTTTCATTGCCCGAATTAATGCTCCTTCAACTTTTGTGAATCAATCCCTGCGTTCACTCAATGTCCGACAATCCTATGGTGTGGATATTCTCCTGGTTCGTCGCTCCAAAGATGGTGAGGAAAAGGATCTCATCCCGGATGTGAATGACAAGCTTTTATCATCTGATCAGTTACTGATCTTTGGTGAACAGGATAATGTCGATAAACTTTGTGCAATTCTGTAA
- a CDS encoding cytochrome ubiquinol oxidase subunit I, with translation MVEAIDIGMVNWARALFALTAMYHWIFVPLTLGLSWIIAFYETIYYRTGDESWSRLTKFWMKLFGINFAIGVATGIILEFEFGTNWSNYSWMVGDIFGAPLAIEGIAAFFLESTFFAVMFFGWNRVSKKFHLFSTYMVAVGSNLSALWILVANAWMQHPVGMVFNPDTARFEMQDIMAVILSPIAVSKFTHTTSSSFVMASLFVISISSWYLFKQRHQLLAKRSIVVAATFGIVASLFVGFSGDEAAYEDAKHQPMKLAAFEGHFEGDSPSGLVALGIVNTKKQPGDDLQSFHFKLKIPGMLSILAQRSTTGYVAGINDLVYGNEAEGVMGVEQKIPLGKIAVQSLADYKAAQKSGDEAAAANALQTFRENEAYFGYGFLEKPEDSVPNVGIMFYSFHIMVILAGLFIIVFALFLFFVYKGNIEHLKWLLMAGLPMFFLGIIAQEAGWVVAEVGRQPWAIQDMLPVSIARTNLDSGTVATTFFMFVALFTALLIAEVKIMITQIKKGPEEVK, from the coding sequence ATGGTTGAAGCCATAGATATTGGCATGGTGAATTGGGCACGAGCCCTGTTTGCTTTAACTGCAATGTATCACTGGATTTTTGTACCCTTAACCCTGGGGCTTTCTTGGATCATCGCGTTTTATGAAACAATTTACTACCGTACTGGTGATGAATCCTGGTCCCGCTTGACCAAGTTCTGGATGAAACTTTTCGGGATAAATTTCGCCATTGGCGTTGCCACCGGAATTATCCTGGAATTTGAGTTTGGTACAAACTGGTCCAACTATTCCTGGATGGTAGGAGATATTTTTGGTGCCCCCCTTGCTATAGAGGGAATTGCAGCGTTTTTTCTGGAATCTACCTTTTTTGCCGTCATGTTTTTTGGCTGGAACCGGGTTTCTAAAAAATTCCATTTGTTTTCAACATATATGGTAGCTGTGGGATCGAATTTATCCGCTCTCTGGATTTTGGTAGCCAACGCCTGGATGCAACATCCAGTAGGTATGGTTTTTAACCCGGATACTGCTAGATTCGAAATGCAGGATATCATGGCTGTGATCCTGTCACCAATTGCAGTGTCAAAATTCACCCACACAACCAGTTCCAGCTTTGTTATGGCCTCGCTTTTTGTGATCTCGATTTCTTCCTGGTACTTGTTCAAACAGAGACACCAGCTTCTGGCAAAACGATCTATTGTGGTTGCTGCCACCTTTGGTATTGTCGCCTCGCTTTTTGTTGGATTTTCCGGGGATGAAGCAGCCTATGAGGATGCCAAGCATCAACCCATGAAGTTGGCTGCTTTTGAGGGTCACTTTGAGGGTGACAGTCCATCTGGATTAGTGGCTTTGGGCATCGTCAATACGAAGAAACAGCCAGGTGATGATCTTCAATCTTTTCACTTCAAACTAAAGATACCCGGGATGCTTTCGATCCTGGCTCAACGCTCCACGACAGGGTATGTCGCAGGGATCAATGATCTGGTTTATGGGAATGAGGCTGAAGGAGTCATGGGGGTTGAACAAAAAATCCCCCTGGGTAAAATTGCAGTTCAAAGCTTGGCAGATTACAAGGCTGCTCAAAAAAGTGGAGATGAAGCTGCTGCTGCCAACGCACTGCAAACCTTTCGAGAAAACGAGGCATATTTTGGCTATGGATTTTTAGAAAAACCGGAAGATTCTGTTCCAAATGTAGGAATCATGTTCTACAGCTTTCACATTATGGTGATCTTAGCAGGCCTGTTTATAATTGTTTTTGCTCTGTTCCTCTTCTTTGTCTACAAAGGGAACATCGAGCATCTTAAATGGCTCCTCATGGCAGGCCTGCCCATGTTCTTTCTGGGGATCATTGCACAGGAAGCAGGTTGGGTTGTGGCAGAAGTTGGCCGTCAGCCCTGGGCCATTCAGGATATGTTGCCGGTTAGTATTGCCAGAACCAATCTGGACTCTGGCACAGTAGCGACCACCTTCTTCATGTTTGTGGCGCTCTTCACAGCCCTGCTTATTGCCGAAGTGAAAATCATGATCACACAGATCAAAAAAGGTCCGGAGGAAGTAAAATGA
- a CDS encoding DUF4492 domain-containing protein has translation MTNRFLPFRIYHFYRDGFRRMTLGRSLWKIIIVKLVIMFAILKVFFFPNFLKSNFSTDEARADHVLQELTIKQISINNLE, from the coding sequence ATGACCAATCGATTCCTACCTTTTCGAATTTATCATTTTTATCGCGATGGATTTAGACGGATGACCCTGGGTCGTTCCTTGTGGAAGATCATTATTGTCAAGCTGGTTATTATGTTCGCAATTCTGAAGGTATTTTTCTTCCCAAACTTTCTCAAAAGTAATTTTAGTACTGATGAAGCAAGAGCTGATCATGTCTTGCAAGAACTTACGATTAAACAAATTAGCATAAATAATCTAGAATAG